The Bacillota bacterium genome window below encodes:
- a CDS encoding 5-oxoprolinase/urea amidolyase family protein, whose translation MVVEVLQPGLLTTVQDRGRRGYQKYGVPPAGAVDEYALRVANCLLGNPDHEAALEATLLGPTLRFEQAGWIAITGADLGARLNDAEVPLWETIPVAEGDILSFDRARWGMRAYVAFAGGIDLPVVLGSRATYARARLGGLDGRPLQKGDRLPVRGGACSRRRLPQEWVPRYGLEPIRVVLGPHQDRFTEEGLRAFLSGEYRVLPDSDRMGLRLEGPRVEHVRGADIISGPVCTGAVQVPGNGQPIVLLADRQTTGGYTQIATVITADLYRLGQARPGDAIRFEACSLQQAQRALREPEEHLARIKQLVDRGELDVVERLRLRTHRAAYDVQVRLASARELTVGISGTQFRVQLVGTPGQAAEGQGEGRLHALRAPMPGQVVNVLVGAGDRVERGDRLAVLETLKMEIELASPASGVVSEVRVAKGAQVQDGQVMILITEGG comes from the coding sequence GTGGTCGTTGAGGTGCTGCAGCCCGGGTTGCTGACCACCGTCCAGGACCGGGGGCGCCGGGGCTATCAGAAGTACGGGGTGCCGCCGGCCGGGGCAGTGGACGAGTATGCCCTGCGGGTCGCCAACTGCCTGCTGGGTAATCCCGACCACGAGGCGGCGCTGGAAGCGACGTTGCTTGGGCCCACGCTGCGGTTCGAGCAGGCGGGGTGGATCGCCATAACGGGGGCCGATCTGGGAGCGCGGCTTAACGACGCTGAGGTGCCGCTGTGGGAAACCATCCCGGTGGCCGAGGGTGACATCCTTTCGTTCGACCGGGCCCGTTGGGGGATGCGGGCGTACGTGGCCTTTGCCGGGGGCATCGACCTGCCCGTCGTACTGGGCAGCCGGGCTACTTATGCACGCGCCAGACTGGGGGGCCTGGACGGGCGCCCGCTGCAAAAGGGGGACCGCTTGCCGGTGCGAGGCGGCGCCTGCAGCCGGAGGCGGCTGCCGCAAGAATGGGTGCCCCGCTACGGCCTGGAACCCATCCGCGTCGTGCTGGGGCCGCATCAGGACCGCTTCACGGAAGAGGGACTGCGAGCCTTCTTGAGTGGGGAGTACCGGGTGCTGCCCGACTCTGACCGCATGGGGCTTCGGCTGGAGGGGCCTCGCGTCGAGCACGTGCGAGGGGCCGACATCATCTCCGGGCCGGTGTGCACGGGGGCCGTTCAGGTTCCGGGCAACGGGCAGCCTATCGTGCTCCTGGCCGACCGGCAGACGACCGGTGGGTATACGCAGATCGCTACGGTCATCACCGCCGATCTTTACAGGCTGGGCCAGGCCCGGCCCGGGGATGCGATTCGCTTCGAGGCATGCAGCCTGCAACAGGCTCAGCGGGCGCTGCGCGAGCCGGAAGAGCACCTCGCTCGAATCAAGCAGCTCGTCGACCGGGGTGAACTGGACGTGGTTGAGCGGTTGCGGCTACGTACTCACCGGGCGGCTTACGACGTCCAGGTCAGGCTTGCGTCGGCCCGAGAGTTGACCGTGGGGATCAGCGGAACGCAATTCCGGGTGCAACTGGTGGGCACGCCGGGGCAGGCAGCGGAGGGTCAGGGCGAGGGGCGTCTCCACGCTCTTCGAGCGCCCATGCCCGGGCAAGTCGTGAACGTGCTGGTAGGGGCAGGCGATCGGGTCGAAAGGGGTGATCGGCTCGCCGTGCTGGAGACGCTCAAGATGGAGATCGAGCTGGCCAGCCCGGCAAGCGGGGTGGTATCCGAGGTGAGAGTGGCGAAGGGCGCGCAGGTGCAGGACGGCCAGGTGATGATCCTCATAACGGAGGGCGGCTGA
- a CDS encoding putative hydro-lyase has translation MHEVRPRDLARASPAEVRALIRRGEWTRATAGLCQGYAQANLVVLPKEMAYDFLVFCHRNPKPCPLLDVTDTGSYVPQRVAPGADLRTDLPKYRVYRDGRLEAELLDIVGLWRDDLVAFLLGCSFTFEAALLQAGVPVRHIEEGKNVPVYITRVPCTPAGIFKGPLVVSMRPVPPHLVPRAVQVTSRFPTAHGAPVHVGDPARLGIEDLDRPNFGEPVTVRPGEFPVFWACGVTPQAVALEAKPSLMITHAPGHMFITDVRDEALALL, from the coding sequence GTGCACGAGGTAAGGCCGCGCGATCTGGCGCGCGCATCGCCCGCGGAGGTCAGGGCGCTCATCCGACGGGGCGAGTGGACAAGAGCAACGGCCGGGCTATGCCAGGGGTACGCGCAGGCGAACCTCGTCGTCTTGCCGAAGGAGATGGCCTACGACTTCTTGGTCTTCTGCCACCGCAATCCCAAGCCGTGCCCCCTTCTGGACGTGACGGACACGGGCTCCTACGTCCCGCAGCGCGTGGCTCCCGGCGCCGACCTCCGAACGGATCTGCCCAAGTACCGCGTCTACCGGGACGGCAGGCTCGAGGCCGAGCTGTTGGACATCGTGGGGCTGTGGCGGGATGATCTGGTGGCGTTCCTGCTGGGGTGCAGCTTCACCTTCGAAGCCGCCCTCCTTCAGGCCGGGGTTCCCGTGCGCCACATCGAAGAGGGGAAAAACGTGCCGGTGTACATCACCCGGGTTCCCTGCACCCCGGCCGGCATCTTCAAGGGTCCTCTCGTGGTGAGCATGCGGCCGGTGCCGCCTCACCTCGTGCCGCGGGCCGTCCAGGTTACGTCGCGCTTTCCTACCGCCCACGGGGCGCCTGTACACGTGGGCGATCCTGCGCGCCTCGGGATCGAGGACCTTGACCGGCCCAACTTCGGCGAGCCCGTAACCGTTCGGCCCGGAGAGTTTCCGGTGTTCTGGGCCTGCGGTGTCACGCCCCAGGCCGTTGCGCTGGAGGCGAAGCCGTCTCTGATGATCACCCACGCCCCGGGGCACATGTTCATCACCGACGTGCGGGATGAAGCTCTCGCACTCCTTTAG
- a CDS encoding transposase gives MPACHVVTPEGKVCKANRQEVRSLRWLPDKVEIPLRRIAGVAQKGLMALSVQVGLAMLQATMENEVAEGVGPKGKHRADRQAYRHGHERGRAVIGGRKVRLQRPRVHRKGGEIRLESYAWAQQEDSLNEAVLARMLHGVPTRSYAATLEDVGEVEAFGTSKSRVGQRFIRQMEAQLREHLSRWLDDLNAPMGHAPAGA, from the coding sequence ATGCCAGCATGCCACGTGGTCACGCCCGAGGGGAAGGTGTGCAAGGCCAACCGGCAGGAGGTCCGGAGCCTGCGGTGGCTGCCCGACAAGGTCGAGATCCCGTTGCGCCGCATCGCCGGGGTGGCCCAAAAGGGCCTGATGGCGCTGTCCGTCCAGGTGGGGTTGGCCATGCTGCAAGCGACCATGGAGAACGAGGTGGCGGAGGGGGTGGGGCCCAAGGGTAAGCACCGGGCAGACCGGCAGGCGTACCGCCACGGCCATGAACGCGGCCGGGCGGTCATCGGAGGGCGCAAAGTGCGCCTCCAGCGTCCCCGGGTCCACCGTAAGGGCGGGGAGATCCGGCTGGAGAGCTACGCGTGGGCCCAGCAAGAGGACAGCCTCAATGAGGCGGTGCTGGCCCGCATGCTGCACGGGGTGCCGACGCGGTCTTATGCGGCCACGCTGGAGGACGTGGGCGAGGTGGAGGCCTTCGGCACCTCCAAGAGCCGGGTGGGGCAGCGTTTCATCCGGCAGATGGAGGCGCAGCTCCGGGAGCACCTGAGCCGCTGGCTCGACGACCTGAATGCACCCATGGGACATGCTCCCGCGGGCGCGTAG
- a CDS encoding aldehyde dehydrogenase family protein, producing MSVAISHPGALFIGGRWVKAPKALPVLNKYSGEVVGEVGLADQNLVDSAISAAARAAAVMANLPAYRRAELLAAVARLIEAERENFARTIAAEAGKALKYARIEVDRAITTFTIAAEEARRIHGETVPLDAVPAGTGYFGFFLRRPVGVVAAVSPFNFPLNLVAHKVAPALAAGNAVVLKPASSTPLTAVLLCEVLEQAGAPEGAINLVVGPGGTVGEWLVSDPRVAKVTFTGSAAVGRQILQRAGIKKVTLELGNTSPVLVGEDADLDLAARKCAIGAYYNSGQVCLSVQRIYVERSVRDTFLEKFVAATKAMVVGDPLQEQVDVGPMIDVKEAERIESWVEEAVHGGARALTGARREGAVYWPTVLTDVPERARVVTQEAFAPVASVMAFDRFEDALVAMDDTEYGLQVGVFTRDIPRMFQAIRALNFGGIIINDAPTFRADHMPYGGNRQSGIGREGVRYAIEEMTNVQMVAINVAGYGKA from the coding sequence GTGAGTGTTGCAATCAGCCATCCCGGCGCGCTGTTCATCGGCGGGCGCTGGGTGAAGGCGCCGAAGGCCCTGCCGGTGCTGAACAAGTATTCGGGGGAAGTGGTCGGCGAGGTGGGCCTGGCCGACCAGAACCTGGTGGACTCGGCCATCTCGGCGGCCGCCCGGGCCGCTGCCGTCATGGCCAACCTGCCGGCGTACCGCCGCGCCGAACTGCTGGCGGCGGTAGCGCGGCTCATCGAGGCAGAGCGGGAGAACTTCGCCCGAACCATCGCGGCCGAGGCGGGCAAGGCCCTCAAGTACGCCCGCATCGAGGTGGACAGGGCCATCACCACGTTTACCATCGCAGCCGAGGAGGCCCGCCGCATCCACGGCGAGACGGTGCCGCTGGACGCGGTGCCCGCCGGGACGGGCTACTTCGGCTTCTTCCTGCGCAGGCCGGTGGGTGTCGTGGCCGCCGTTTCGCCGTTCAACTTCCCGCTCAACCTGGTCGCGCACAAGGTGGCGCCCGCCCTGGCGGCAGGCAACGCCGTGGTGCTGAAGCCGGCTTCCTCCACGCCGCTGACGGCTGTGCTGCTGTGTGAAGTGCTGGAACAGGCCGGCGCACCGGAAGGTGCCATCAACCTGGTGGTCGGGCCGGGCGGTACGGTGGGGGAGTGGCTGGTCTCCGACCCCCGGGTGGCCAAGGTAACCTTCACCGGAAGCGCAGCGGTGGGGCGCCAGATTCTCCAGCGGGCCGGTATCAAGAAGGTCACGCTCGAGCTCGGCAACACCTCGCCGGTGCTGGTGGGGGAGGACGCCGACCTGGACCTCGCCGCCAGGAAGTGCGCGATCGGGGCCTACTACAACTCCGGCCAGGTGTGCCTGTCGGTTCAGCGGATCTACGTCGAACGCTCGGTGCGCGACACGTTCCTGGAGAAGTTCGTCGCCGCAACCAAAGCCATGGTGGTGGGCGATCCGCTCCAGGAGCAGGTGGACGTCGGGCCCATGATCGACGTGAAAGAAGCGGAGCGCATCGAGTCGTGGGTGGAAGAAGCCGTTCACGGCGGAGCCCGGGCCCTCACCGGAGCGAGGCGCGAGGGAGCCGTCTACTGGCCCACCGTGCTGACCGACGTACCCGAGCGGGCACGGGTGGTCACGCAGGAGGCCTTTGCACCGGTGGCAAGCGTGATGGCGTTCGATCGGTTCGAGGATGCCCTGGTGGCGATGGATGACACCGAGTACGGGCTGCAGGTGGGGGTGTTCACCCGGGACATCCCCCGCATGTTCCAGGCCATTCGGGCGCTGAACTTCGGCGGGATTATCATCAATGACGCCCCGACGTTCCGGGCCGACCACATGCCGTACGGCGGCAACCGCCAGAGCGGCATCGGGCGAGAAGGCGTGCGCTACGCCATCGAGGAGATGACCAACGTTCAGATGGTGGCCATCAACGTGGCAGGGTACGGGAAGGCATAG
- a CDS encoding carbohydrate kinase family protein — MEAEERAWPAGLERPGPGTGLPGVPYAGPPVVVLGDALVDRILWVDQMPPAGGDGPVLGMEQRPGGGGLNVSCGLARLGIPAVLVSGVGGDEAGRSLMEHLASAGVDTSFVSVSATTGTVLSVVDARGERTMFSYRGAAARPVSMTPRLRQALQAAAVVFISGYGLQSAHQAASYIEAVRVARAAGGLVAFDPGPTMGHIAAAVLDEILNLTDILLANERELQELSGRNSGGGPEAAAPSAAVRHALARVPCTGAKLGARGSLLAANITRPPRPLGRLAAALAVSQSPPGDTQALWLTCPAEPVTPADTTGAGDAFDAGFLAALLYGLPPQEWLRWGNRLAAERLSRSRPSL, encoded by the coding sequence GTGGAAGCTGAAGAGCGGGCCTGGCCCGCCGGGCTGGAGCGACCCGGGCCCGGTACCGGCCTGCCCGGTGTCCCGTATGCCGGCCCTCCCGTCGTGGTGCTGGGCGACGCGCTGGTGGACCGCATCCTATGGGTAGACCAGATGCCCCCGGCCGGCGGCGACGGTCCCGTCCTTGGGATGGAGCAGCGGCCGGGCGGGGGCGGGCTCAACGTCAGTTGCGGCCTTGCGCGGCTCGGGATTCCCGCGGTGCTCGTGAGCGGAGTCGGAGGGGATGAGGCCGGCCGCAGCCTGATGGAGCACCTCGCTTCCGCGGGCGTCGACACGTCGTTCGTCTCGGTGTCGGCAACCACGGGTACCGTCCTGTCGGTGGTGGACGCCCGGGGCGAGCGCACCATGTTCTCGTACCGTGGTGCGGCGGCCCGGCCGGTCAGCATGACGCCCCGTCTGAGACAGGCCCTGCAGGCCGCAGCCGTGGTGTTCATCTCGGGCTACGGGCTTCAGAGTGCGCATCAGGCTGCTTCCTACATTGAGGCGGTTAGGGTGGCCCGAGCGGCCGGTGGGCTGGTGGCCTTCGACCCGGGACCCACCATGGGCCACATCGCGGCCGCCGTACTGGACGAGATACTCAACCTGACCGACATCCTGCTCGCCAATGAGCGAGAACTGCAGGAGCTTTCCGGGCGCAACTCCGGGGGCGGCCCCGAAGCCGCCGCGCCATCGGCGGCCGTGCGCCACGCCCTGGCCCGAGTGCCGTGCACTGGCGCGAAGCTCGGCGCAAGGGGCTCGCTCCTTGCGGCGAACATCACCCGCCCCCCGCGCCCGCTGGGCCGGCTGGCGGCGGCACTCGCTGTTTCACAGAGCCCGCCTGGGGACACGCAAGCCCTGTGGCTCACGTGTCCCGCTGAGCCCGTTACGCCGGCTGACACCACGGGAGCCGGCGATGCCTTCGACGCTGGCTTCCTGGCCGCGCTCCTGTACGGCCTGCCGCCTCAGGAGTGGCTGCGCTGGGGCAACCGCCTGGCGGCGGAACGGTTGTCCCGCAGCCGCCCCTCCCTGTAA
- a CDS encoding pseudouridine-5'-phosphate glycosidase: MGDTHRAAAYRTTDEVATALYKGHVVALESSLICQGMPWPNNLETALRAEEAVRAEGAVPATIAVVDGQVRIGLSRPELESLARRSDTVKIAMRDIPWAELRRLTGGTTVSGTMALASLAGITVFATGGVGGVHEGVAMDISSDLGALARFNMVVVSSGAKSFLDIASTLELLETLGVPVVGYRTSEFPGFYVRTSGHPVPMRVDEVDDIVRLARIKWECQLTGAVLVVNPVPEACAPDPAEVSNAIEQARKTAAERGIRGQEVTPFILEQIRRLTGGRSLEANVELVVSNAALAARIAVRMAARPSGS; encoded by the coding sequence TTGGGTGATACCCACCGCGCCGCGGCCTACCGGACGACCGACGAGGTCGCCACCGCTCTGTACAAAGGCCACGTCGTGGCCCTGGAGTCCAGCCTCATTTGCCAGGGCATGCCGTGGCCGAACAATCTTGAAACGGCACTGCGGGCCGAAGAGGCCGTGCGTGCCGAAGGCGCCGTCCCGGCCACCATCGCCGTGGTGGACGGGCAGGTGCGCATCGGGTTGTCCCGTCCCGAACTCGAATCGCTGGCGCGCCGCTCCGACACGGTCAAGATCGCCATGCGAGACATTCCCTGGGCCGAACTGCGCCGCCTCACCGGCGGCACGACGGTCTCCGGCACCATGGCCCTGGCCAGCCTTGCGGGCATCACCGTGTTCGCCACCGGAGGGGTCGGCGGCGTCCACGAGGGCGTGGCGATGGACATCTCGTCCGACCTCGGGGCGCTTGCCCGGTTCAACATGGTCGTGGTCTCAAGCGGGGCAAAGTCGTTCCTTGACATCGCCAGCACCCTTGAACTGCTGGAAACCCTGGGCGTCCCCGTGGTCGGGTACAGGACGTCGGAGTTCCCCGGGTTCTACGTCCGCACCAGCGGCCACCCCGTGCCCATGCGGGTGGACGAGGTGGATGACATCGTGCGCCTTGCCCGCATCAAGTGGGAGTGTCAGCTGACCGGGGCGGTGCTCGTGGTCAATCCCGTGCCCGAGGCCTGCGCGCCCGATCCGGCGGAGGTGTCCAACGCCATCGAGCAGGCCAGGAAGACGGCCGCCGAGCGCGGCATCCGGGGCCAGGAGGTGACACCGTTCATCCTGGAACAGATCCGCCGCCTGACCGGCGGCCGCAGCCTCGAGGCCAACGTGGAACTCGTCGTCAGTAACGCCGCCCTGGCCGCCCGCATCGCCGTCCGGATGGCGGCACGCCCCAGTGGAAGCTGA